One window of the Streptomyces sp. NBC_00259 genome contains the following:
- a CDS encoding nuclear transport factor 2 family protein, with protein MTTTAPRIVRRYFELAPTPDSERYFALFADDAVVEDEGKEYVGIDAIRAWRTEVPLVQYTITGLEPVGDGLVVTCTVAGDFPGSPVAGLTFHFEAFDEDHVKILRIRP; from the coding sequence ATGACAACCACCGCGCCCCGGATCGTCCGGCGCTATTTCGAGCTCGCTCCCACACCGGACAGCGAGAGGTACTTCGCCCTGTTCGCCGACGACGCCGTCGTCGAGGACGAAGGCAAGGAGTACGTGGGCATCGACGCCATCCGAGCCTGGCGCACCGAGGTTCCCCTCGTCCAGTACACGATCACCGGCCTTGAACCGGTCGGCGATGGGCTGGTGGTGACCTGCACGGTCGCGGGGGACTTCCCGGGCAGCCCCGTCGCCGGTCTGACGTTCCACTTCGAAGCGTTCGACGAGGACCACGTGAAGATCCTCCGCATCCGCCCCTGA
- a CDS encoding AurF N-oxygenase family protein, whose translation MTTVTQRDLTLLRDALGPLRDREQVAARLLESSAKHSFDPDKELDWEAPIEEGKWFWPPELVSLYDTPLWQRMSEEQRMDLARHEAASLASLGIWFEIILMQLLVRHIYDKSVTSNHVRYALTEIADECRHSMMFAKMIQKGGAPAYPVPRVYHNLARVLKTVSTTPGSFAATLLGEEILDWMQRLTFPDERVQTLVRGVTRIHVVEEARHVRYAREELRRQMVTAPRWEQEFTRISCGEAARVFSVCFVNPKVYENVGLDRREAVAQVRASGHRREVMQTGAKRLTDFLDDIGVLRGPGRRLWKSSGLLA comes from the coding sequence ATGACGACTGTGACCCAACGCGATCTCACGCTCCTCCGCGACGCCCTCGGGCCGCTGCGCGACCGCGAACAGGTCGCCGCGCGCCTGCTCGAATCCTCGGCCAAGCACTCCTTCGACCCGGACAAGGAACTCGACTGGGAGGCCCCGATCGAGGAGGGCAAGTGGTTCTGGCCGCCGGAGCTGGTGTCCCTGTACGACACCCCGCTGTGGCAGCGGATGTCCGAGGAACAGCGGATGGACCTGGCGCGGCACGAGGCGGCGTCGCTCGCCTCGCTCGGCATCTGGTTCGAGATCATCCTCATGCAGCTGCTGGTGCGGCACATCTACGACAAGTCGGTGACCAGCAACCATGTGCGCTACGCCCTCACCGAGATAGCGGACGAGTGCCGGCACTCGATGATGTTCGCGAAGATGATCCAGAAGGGTGGCGCCCCGGCCTATCCGGTCCCCCGGGTCTACCACAACCTCGCCCGCGTCCTGAAGACCGTCTCCACGACCCCCGGTTCGTTCGCCGCCACCCTGCTCGGCGAGGAGATCCTCGACTGGATGCAGCGCCTGACCTTCCCGGACGAGCGCGTCCAGACCCTGGTGCGGGGTGTGACACGCATCCATGTGGTCGAGGAGGCACGCCATGTCCGGTACGCACGCGAGGAGCTGCGCCGCCAGATGGTGACCGCGCCGCGCTGGGAGCAGGAGTTCACGCGGATCAGCTGCGGCGAGGCGGCGCGGGTCTTCTCCGTCTGCTTCGTCAACCCCAAGGTCTACGAGAACGTCGGCCTCGACCGCCGGGAGGCCGTCGCCCAGGTGCGGGCGAGCGGCCACCGCCGCGAGGTGATGCAGACGGGCGCGAAGCGGCTCACGGACTTCCTCGACGACATCGGCGTACTCCGGGGCCCGGGACGCCGACTGTGGAAGAGCTCGGGACTGCTCGCTTGA
- a CDS encoding ferritin-like domain-containing protein, translating to MSTYDYYTNPPREPVWSVPAAGAARFSWEYGDGRDRLLALYQKGKDKQWDGAKRIDWDLEVDPYDPLGTPDEALSLYGTRHWSKMTEKDKGDLRRHYSSWQFSQFLHGEQGAMVCAARIVESVPDLDAKFYSATQTMDEARHAEIYARFLHEKIGMLYPINDNLQALLGDTLRDSRWDMPYLGMQVLIEGLALAAFGMIRDTTEKPLPKQILAYVMQDEARHVAFGRMALRDHYKQLTDVELREREEFVIEGCYLMRDRIRGIEVLEDFGIPRKEAEEYTEQSEFLHLFRKLLFSRIVPCVKDIGLWGERLQKAYVDMGVFELGDSNLDLLMSQDEELAEQLDRERFAAEEAERVAEVTEAITEGGGT from the coding sequence GTGTCGACGTATGACTACTACACCAACCCGCCCCGGGAACCCGTCTGGTCCGTCCCGGCCGCCGGCGCCGCCCGCTTCAGCTGGGAGTACGGGGACGGACGCGACCGGCTGCTCGCCCTCTACCAGAAGGGCAAGGACAAGCAGTGGGACGGCGCCAAGCGCATCGACTGGGACCTGGAGGTCGATCCGTACGACCCCCTCGGAACCCCCGACGAAGCCCTCAGCCTCTACGGCACCCGCCACTGGTCGAAGATGACCGAGAAGGACAAGGGTGATCTGCGCCGGCACTACTCCTCCTGGCAGTTCAGCCAGTTCCTGCACGGCGAACAGGGCGCGATGGTCTGCGCCGCGCGGATCGTCGAGTCGGTGCCCGACCTCGACGCGAAGTTCTACTCCGCCACCCAGACCATGGACGAGGCCCGGCACGCCGAGATCTACGCCCGCTTCCTGCACGAGAAGATCGGGATGCTGTACCCGATCAACGACAACCTCCAGGCCCTGCTCGGCGACACCCTGCGCGACTCCCGCTGGGACATGCCGTACCTCGGTATGCAGGTCCTCATCGAAGGGCTCGCCCTCGCCGCGTTCGGCATGATCCGCGACACGACCGAGAAGCCGCTGCCGAAACAGATCCTGGCGTACGTGATGCAGGACGAGGCCCGGCACGTCGCCTTCGGGCGGATGGCGCTGCGCGACCACTACAAGCAGCTCACGGATGTGGAGCTGCGCGAGCGCGAGGAATTCGTCATCGAGGGCTGCTATCTGATGCGGGACCGGATCCGCGGGATCGAGGTGCTGGAGGACTTCGGCATCCCGAGGAAGGAGGCCGAGGAATACACCGAACAGTCCGAGTTCCTGCACCTCTTCCGCAAGCTGCTCTTCAGCCGGATCGTGCCGTGCGTCAAGGACATCGGACTGTGGGGCGAGCGGCTGCAGAAGGCGTACGTCGACATGGGCGTCTTCGAGCTCGGCGACTCCAACCTCGACCTGCTGATGAGCCAGGACGAGGAACTCGCGGAGCAACTGGACCGGGAGCGCTTCGCGGCGGAGGAGGCGGAACGGGTGGCCGAGGTGACCGAGGCGATCACCGAGGGCGGCGGCACCTGA
- a CDS encoding TetR/AcrR family transcriptional regulator, with product MTSSAPATNRAYRRLSVEERRSQLLRAALTLFAHRAPEDVSLDDVAETAGVSRPLVYRYFPGGKQQLYEAALRSSADALVLCFAEPPTGPPTERLGRVLDRYLVFVDEHDAGFSALMRGGSVAETSRTSAIVDGVRRAAAEQILVHLGVPAPGPRLRMMVRTWIAAVEAASLIWLDEDKRPPVGELRDWLVDHLIALLAATAASDGQTADVVRQLLALESPSGPVGSLGRRVLPLVGEAGHLL from the coding sequence ATGACCTCCAGTGCTCCCGCGACGAATCGCGCGTACCGGCGCCTGAGTGTGGAGGAGCGGCGCAGTCAGCTTCTTCGCGCCGCCCTCACGCTGTTCGCCCACCGGGCGCCGGAGGACGTGTCGCTGGACGACGTCGCCGAGACGGCGGGGGTCTCGCGGCCCCTCGTGTACCGCTACTTCCCCGGCGGGAAGCAGCAGTTGTACGAGGCCGCGCTGCGCAGCTCCGCGGACGCGCTCGTGCTGTGCTTCGCCGAGCCGCCCACAGGGCCGCCGACCGAGCGGCTCGGCCGGGTCCTGGACCGCTATCTCGTCTTCGTCGACGAGCACGACGCCGGGTTCAGCGCGCTGATGCGCGGCGGCAGCGTCGCCGAGACGTCCCGTACCAGCGCGATCGTCGACGGGGTACGGCGCGCCGCGGCCGAGCAGATCCTGGTCCACCTCGGGGTCCCGGCCCCCGGCCCCCGGCTGCGGATGATGGTGCGTACCTGGATCGCCGCGGTCGAGGCCGCGTCACTGATCTGGCTGGACGAGGACAAGCGGCCTCCGGTCGGCGAACTGCGGGACTGGCTCGTCGACCACCTCATCGCCCTGCTGGCGGCGACGGCGGCCTCCGACGGGCAGACCGCGGACGTCGTCCGGCAGCTGCTCGCCCTGGAGTCCCCGTCCGGCCCGGTGGGATCGCTCGGGCGCCGGGTGCTGCCCCTCGTGGGCGAGGCGGGCCACCTGCTGTAG
- a CDS encoding penicillin-binding transpeptidase domain-containing protein: MTRYIRRAAALSLFLLAALLVNAVRVQILQADTLNGSPANRRPAIARYDEPRGDIVVGGQPVTGSKDTGQQLRYERTYRHGPLYAPVTGYSSQTYGTTFLEHAEDAVLAGTDPMLAPLPFWNEFTRSERPGGKVVTTVRAPMQQAAYAGLAGRRGAVVAIEPSTGRILALVSSPSYDPGLLSGNSADVTAAWQRLNGAANHPMLNRAVRQTYPPGSAFKIVTAAAALEARAVRNARTPTDTPDPFTIPGTRTTLPNPVPGCRKASLEYAIKWSCNTVMANLGVKVGLKGMLETAGRFGFNDGGLRIPSGVAPSNFDRRMSVDQLALSSIGQFDTTATPLQMAMVAAAVANGGELAHPYLVDRTTTWDGDTVRETPRRSYRRAMFPATALELRRLMIEAAEKGTGKRALIDGVTVGGKTGTAQHGVGNAGTPYAWFIAWAQKPDAPRPAVAVAVVVEDPEAAGGEISGGGDAAPIARAVMIEALRTPARRP; encoded by the coding sequence ATGACGCGCTACATCCGGCGCGCGGCGGCGCTGAGCCTCTTCCTGCTCGCCGCGCTGCTCGTGAACGCCGTGCGGGTGCAGATCCTCCAGGCCGACACCCTCAACGGCAGCCCGGCGAACCGGCGTCCGGCCATCGCGCGTTACGACGAACCGCGCGGCGACATCGTGGTGGGCGGTCAGCCGGTCACGGGCTCCAAGGACACCGGCCAGCAGCTGCGGTACGAGCGCACGTACCGGCACGGACCGCTCTACGCCCCCGTCACCGGCTACTCCTCGCAGACGTACGGCACGACGTTCCTGGAGCACGCCGAGGACGCGGTGCTGGCCGGTACGGACCCGATGCTCGCGCCGCTTCCGTTCTGGAACGAGTTCACCCGCTCCGAGCGGCCCGGCGGCAAGGTCGTCACGACCGTCAGGGCGCCGATGCAGCAGGCCGCTTACGCGGGACTCGCCGGCAGGCGCGGGGCGGTCGTCGCGATCGAGCCGTCGACCGGAAGGATCCTGGCGCTGGTCAGCAGTCCCTCGTACGACCCCGGGCTGCTGTCCGGAAACAGCGCGGACGTCACGGCGGCGTGGCAGCGGCTCAACGGGGCGGCGAACCACCCGATGCTCAACCGGGCCGTCCGGCAGACGTATCCGCCCGGCTCGGCGTTCAAGATCGTGACGGCGGCGGCCGCGCTGGAGGCACGGGCCGTCAGGAACGCGAGGACCCCGACCGACACTCCCGACCCCTTCACCATCCCGGGCACCAGGACCACGCTGCCCAACCCCGTGCCCGGCTGCAGGAAGGCGTCACTGGAGTACGCGATCAAGTGGTCGTGCAACACGGTGATGGCGAACCTGGGGGTGAAGGTGGGGCTGAAGGGGATGCTGGAGACGGCGGGCCGCTTCGGGTTCAACGACGGCGGGCTGCGGATTCCGTCGGGGGTGGCCCCGTCCAACTTCGACCGGCGGATGAGTGTGGACCAGCTGGCGCTGTCGTCCATCGGCCAGTTCGACACGACGGCCACGCCGCTGCAGATGGCGATGGTGGCGGCGGCCGTCGCCAACGGCGGCGAGCTGGCCCACCCGTATCTGGTGGACCGCACGACGACCTGGGACGGCGACACGGTCCGTGAGACACCACGGCGGTCGTACCGGCGGGCGATGTTCCCGGCGACGGCGCTGGAGCTGCGCCGGCTGATGATCGAGGCGGCCGAGAAGGGCACCGGGAAGCGCGCGCTGATCGACGGCGTGACCGTGGGCGGGAAGACGGGCACCGCGCAGCACGGCGTCGGCAACGCCGGGACGCCGTACGCCTGGTTCATCGCCTGGGCACAGAAGCCCGACGCGCCCCGTCCTGCCGTGGCGGTCGCGGTGGTCGTCGAGGACCCTGAGGCGGCGGGCGGCGAGATCAGCGGCGGCGGCGACGCGGCGCCGATCGCCCGAGCGGTGATGATCGAGGCACTGAGGACGCCGGCCCGGCGTCCCTGA
- a CDS encoding outer membrane protein assembly factor BamB family protein — MEPLQDGDPRRVGPYTTLGRLRVTASTVQYLARAADIDAADGTGTDAGTGAETDHGAAAVVVSLARDGLAALPAFRGRFEAEARTAERLAGGWVPAPVGTSTDGPELWTAYAYVPAVTLGEAIALVGPLPERTVRVLGAGLAETLSRVHATGTVLHGLAPETVLLAADGPRLTAFGALGAAAHAEPAPGGGLSVRLGYLTPEQLAGEKPGTASDVFVLGLLLAYAATGTTPFPDGPAIAGAEPGLDGVPDGLRDLVAACLAKSPAARPTAGSAAATLALEGAAALAKDGDGWLPQALPAALADQAGAVSRLLGGPSSADASGSPTAAGAAGPTPGAGDLPAIAATPGGTTPQDAVPADFVPQDTSPAESAKPAATDAAARRESERRQDGESSDTRPEDGRRTLALGAVQLRTADRATAALGLPRALPPAASGPPPQAPGTAGTAGSAATAGAHVPAGPAGPSGGPAEGHAGSATVAGSPGTAPAAPPHAGAGVPAHGWTGTPQPGRGEAPAAGRATAAAEGDGAPKSVLTASVLAAKAGAERRAVVLGGVAGAVGLLVGGGVGAALAGGDEKPTPPRPGPSPAPGAKPLTGVPPTPLWAYRHAGSGALQATAWRDRVLAVADDRQCTGVDLRTGRKLWTQPAAATAGHAPVVAGDALFVIGATHFVWLSPQDGAVRHRAAAPGHVSAVAAADGAVVWFTGTSGARTYLFAYDAVARKELWRAQVPNGRGRNAVPRYQGVVVRPDGILVRQDSASLTPQQQKVNKGRALFALYDRPGGKRLWGKYFGTVHQGASVSGDPSGRLYAAAGDDLHAYDTRTGKHLWRAAGASGEAVVRNGTLYVPTPGHRLYALDAATGASRWTQSTEAGGDGGRPRVLLSAGGRTALVLESTQVTAFTTADGGRLWKFQDAGGRTPVSGYRAVMAGRTAVVWRDRAFYALPIGG, encoded by the coding sequence ATGGAGCCACTGCAGGACGGCGACCCGCGACGGGTCGGCCCGTACACGACGCTGGGCCGTCTGCGGGTGACCGCGAGCACGGTCCAGTACCTCGCCAGGGCCGCGGACATCGACGCCGCTGACGGGACCGGGACGGATGCCGGGACCGGGGCGGAGACCGACCACGGCGCCGCCGCCGTCGTCGTGTCCCTCGCCCGGGACGGGCTCGCCGCGCTCCCGGCGTTCCGCGGCCGCTTCGAGGCGGAGGCCCGTACGGCGGAGCGACTGGCCGGGGGCTGGGTCCCCGCACCCGTCGGCACGTCCACGGACGGACCCGAGCTGTGGACCGCGTACGCGTACGTCCCCGCCGTCACGCTCGGCGAGGCGATCGCGCTCGTGGGACCCCTTCCGGAGCGGACCGTACGGGTCCTGGGCGCGGGTCTCGCCGAGACCCTGTCCCGGGTCCACGCCACCGGCACCGTGCTGCACGGGCTCGCGCCGGAGACCGTACTGCTGGCGGCCGACGGGCCCCGGCTCACGGCCTTCGGCGCCCTGGGCGCGGCCGCCCACGCCGAACCGGCCCCCGGCGGCGGACTGTCCGTACGCCTCGGCTACCTCACCCCGGAGCAGCTCGCCGGCGAGAAGCCCGGCACGGCGTCCGACGTCTTCGTCCTCGGCCTGCTGCTCGCCTACGCCGCCACCGGCACCACCCCCTTCCCCGACGGCCCGGCCATCGCCGGCGCCGAGCCCGGACTGGACGGTGTCCCCGACGGCTTGCGCGACCTGGTGGCCGCCTGCCTCGCCAAGTCCCCGGCGGCCCGGCCCACCGCGGGCAGCGCCGCGGCCACGCTCGCCCTGGAGGGCGCGGCGGCACTGGCCAAGGACGGCGACGGCTGGCTCCCGCAGGCTCTGCCTGCCGCCCTGGCGGACCAGGCGGGAGCGGTGTCCCGCCTGCTGGGCGGGCCGTCCTCGGCGGACGCGAGCGGTTCGCCCACCGCGGCGGGCGCCGCCGGTCCCACGCCCGGGGCCGGAGACCTCCCGGCCATCGCCGCCACGCCGGGCGGAACGACGCCGCAGGACGCCGTGCCGGCCGACTTCGTGCCGCAGGACACCTCGCCGGCCGAGAGCGCGAAGCCCGCCGCGACGGACGCCGCTGCGCGGCGCGAGAGCGAGCGGCGGCAGGACGGCGAGTCCTCCGACACCCGGCCCGAAGACGGCCGCAGGACCCTGGCGCTCGGTGCCGTCCAGCTGCGTACCGCCGACAGGGCCACCGCCGCCCTGGGCCTGCCTCGCGCCCTGCCCCCGGCGGCATCGGGTCCACCGCCGCAGGCGCCGGGCACGGCGGGAACGGCCGGATCCGCGGCCACGGCAGGAGCACACGTGCCTGCGGGACCGGCCGGACCGTCGGGCGGACCTGCGGAGGGCCACGCGGGTTCCGCCACCGTCGCCGGCTCCCCCGGCACCGCGCCGGCCGCCCCGCCGCACGCCGGTGCGGGTGTCCCCGCCCACGGCTGGACCGGGACTCCGCAGCCCGGCCGGGGTGAGGCGCCGGCCGCCGGCCGAGCGACCGCCGCAGCAGAAGGCGACGGGGCGCCCAAGTCCGTACTCACCGCGTCCGTGCTGGCCGCCAAGGCCGGGGCGGAGCGGCGGGCCGTGGTCCTCGGGGGCGTGGCCGGGGCCGTCGGGCTGCTGGTCGGAGGCGGGGTCGGGGCCGCCCTGGCGGGCGGGGACGAGAAGCCCACCCCACCACGGCCCGGTCCCTCGCCCGCACCGGGCGCGAAGCCCCTGACCGGGGTGCCGCCCACGCCGCTGTGGGCGTACCGGCACGCGGGAAGCGGCGCACTGCAGGCGACCGCGTGGCGTGACCGTGTGCTGGCCGTGGCCGACGACCGGCAGTGCACGGGCGTGGATCTGCGGACCGGCCGGAAGCTGTGGACGCAGCCCGCCGCCGCGACGGCCGGGCACGCGCCCGTCGTGGCGGGCGACGCGCTGTTCGTCATCGGCGCCACACACTTCGTGTGGCTGTCGCCGCAGGACGGCGCCGTCCGGCATCGTGCCGCCGCTCCCGGCCATGTCAGCGCGGTGGCCGCCGCCGACGGTGCGGTGGTCTGGTTCACCGGCACGTCCGGCGCCCGGACGTACCTCTTCGCGTACGACGCCGTCGCGCGCAAGGAGCTGTGGCGCGCCCAGGTCCCGAACGGACGCGGCCGCAACGCCGTCCCGCGGTACCAGGGCGTCGTGGTCCGGCCCGACGGCATCCTCGTACGGCAGGACAGCGCCTCGCTGACCCCGCAGCAGCAGAAGGTGAACAAGGGCCGCGCGCTGTTCGCCCTGTACGACCGGCCTGGCGGAAAGCGCCTGTGGGGCAAGTACTTCGGGACGGTCCACCAGGGCGCGTCCGTGTCCGGCGACCCCTCGGGCCGGCTGTACGCGGCGGCGGGCGACGACCTGCACGCGTACGACACCCGCACCGGCAAGCATCTGTGGCGGGCCGCCGGCGCGTCCGGCGAGGCGGTCGTCCGGAACGGCACGCTGTACGTCCCGACCCCAGGTCATCGGCTGTACGCACTGGACGCGGCGACCGGCGCGAGCCGCTGGACGCAGTCCACGGAGGCCGGCGGCGACGGCGGGCGACCGCGCGTGCTGCTGTCGGCGGGCGGCCGTACCGCGCTGGTCCTGGAGTCGACGCAGGTCACGGCGTTCACCACGGCGGACGGCGGTCGGCTGTGGAAGTTCCAGGACGCGGGCGGCCGGACACCCGTGTCCGGCTATCGGGCTGTGATGGCGGGACGGACCGCCGTGGTGTGGCGCGACCGCGCGTTCTACGCGCTGCCCATCGGCGGCTAG